In Sporosarcina psychrophila, a genomic segment contains:
- a CDS encoding precorrin-2 dehydrogenase/sirohydrochlorin ferrochelatase family protein yields MKSYPIMLNIEGKAVVVVGGGLIAYRKITGLLQAGAYITVISPVIHSKIEQLFIENKISWKNKLFEPVDLDSTLIVIAATNSEIVNTFVASSAGKHQLVNIVDNPELSTFHVPAKLSRGDLTISVATGGGSPTLSKSIRDELALIYDDTYGDYLEFLTLSREKVKNSIFDQTIKMKLLKAITNDTYRQSNNMQNAFLELISGYQNMS; encoded by the coding sequence ATGAAATCCTACCCGATTATGTTGAACATCGAAGGCAAAGCTGTAGTAGTAGTTGGTGGTGGTCTGATTGCCTACAGAAAAATTACCGGCTTGCTACAGGCAGGTGCTTATATAACTGTGATTAGTCCGGTGATTCATTCGAAAATAGAACAACTCTTTATTGAGAACAAGATTTCCTGGAAAAATAAATTGTTTGAACCGGTTGATCTTGATTCCACATTAATTGTTATTGCAGCCACAAATAGTGAAATCGTGAACACATTCGTTGCATCGTCTGCTGGCAAGCATCAACTGGTCAACATCGTTGATAATCCGGAGTTAAGCACCTTTCATGTCCCTGCAAAACTGTCAAGGGGTGACCTAACGATAAGTGTTGCAACGGGCGGGGGAAGTCCGACACTATCCAAAAGCATTCGTGATGAACTTGCCTTAATTTACGACGATACTTATGGCGATTATCTTGAATTTCTAACGCTGTCGAGAGAAAAAGTTAAGAATTCTATCTTTGATCAAACAATAAAAATGAAATTACTTAAAGCAATCACGAATGACACGTACAGGCAATCTAACAACATGCAAAATGCCTTTCTAGAATTAATAAGTGGATATCAAAACATGTCCTAA
- a CDS encoding ABC transporter substrate-binding protein: MKRNLFLLGLISLAVLAIVSGCGKTEKLAQDSKEVNIGYFPNLTHIATIVALEKDYFTEAFGEDIKINTKTVSNGGLFMEAMVTKSIDVGTVGPGPLLNFYVKDPNYHIISGAVNGGAVLVASEHSNIKELADLDGKKVAIPVIGSTQDVMLRKALKDVGLKPTSNGGTVEMFAAAPADTATLFIQKSVDAAATQEPWGYILETQANGQLLLDWESFAWGKESTNTVVAASKKFLENETLVKAYLTAHVKAVEFIEQNPEESQDLVIKHIKELTGKEIDKTELAAAFKRLKVTTSVNEEVIQEMADISKEAGYVTSNDIDGLIQLKQLKSIEAK; encoded by the coding sequence ATGAAACGTAATTTGTTCTTACTTGGGCTTATTTCTTTAGCTGTATTGGCAATTGTATCTGGCTGTGGAAAGACAGAAAAATTAGCACAAGACAGTAAAGAAGTGAACATTGGTTATTTCCCTAATTTAACGCATATCGCTACAATTGTGGCGCTAGAGAAAGATTATTTCACTGAAGCGTTTGGAGAAGATATTAAAATCAACACAAAAACCGTCAGTAACGGCGGCTTGTTTATGGAGGCGATGGTGACTAAATCCATTGATGTAGGAACAGTAGGACCCGGTCCATTACTGAACTTCTACGTAAAAGATCCCAACTATCATATTATTTCAGGCGCTGTAAACGGGGGAGCCGTCCTCGTCGCGAGTGAACATAGTAATATTAAAGAACTTGCTGATTTAGACGGGAAGAAAGTTGCGATTCCTGTAATAGGAAGTACCCAAGATGTAATGTTACGTAAAGCACTGAAAGATGTGGGTCTGAAGCCGACGTCAAATGGTGGCACAGTCGAAATGTTTGCTGCAGCACCAGCTGATACAGCAACGCTCTTTATTCAAAAGTCTGTGGATGCTGCAGCAACCCAGGAACCATGGGGCTACATTTTGGAAACACAGGCGAACGGTCAATTGTTGTTAGATTGGGAATCATTCGCTTGGGGGAAAGAATCGACAAATACCGTGGTTGCAGCAAGTAAGAAATTTTTGGAAAATGAAACATTAGTGAAGGCCTATTTAACAGCACATGTAAAAGCAGTAGAGTTTATTGAGCAAAATCCTGAAGAAAGTCAGGATCTAGTTATAAAGCACATCAAAGAATTAACAGGAAAAGAGATTGATAAAACTGAGCTCGCAGCCGCATTTAAGCGCCTGAAAGTAACCACGTCTGTCAATGAAGAAGTTATTCAGGAGATGGCTGATATTAGTAAAGAGGCAGGGTATGTTACTAGTAATGATATTGACGGTTTAATTCAATTGAAACAGTTGAAGTCAATAGAAGCAAAATAA
- a CDS encoding ABC transporter ATP-binding protein, protein MYLTIDGIVKSFPHKENGHVKVLDNISLDVEKGQFVSIVGPSGCGKSTLLYLIAGLEKADQGEIRIAGKVVTDPGPDRVVVFQQDGLFPWLTVLDNVTYGLRLKGLPKKEAEDKAREMLKMVHLSNFIDAYPHQLSGGMKQRVAIARALVMEPAILLMDEPFAALDEQTRMVLHNELLEIWQKTKVTIFFVTHNIREAVLLSEKIIVFETRPGRIKEIYSSKTMKDGVMPNDVTFHLEKQILASLQGEIEKVLKEEMGDDYIFKTNPLHRDSSGDMGSHI, encoded by the coding sequence ATGTATTTAACAATAGACGGCATTGTGAAAAGCTTTCCGCACAAAGAAAATGGTCATGTCAAAGTGCTGGATAATATCTCGTTAGACGTGGAAAAAGGACAGTTTGTTTCAATTGTTGGTCCTTCCGGTTGCGGGAAGTCGACATTGCTCTATCTGATTGCTGGTCTTGAAAAGGCTGATCAAGGGGAAATTCGGATTGCTGGAAAAGTAGTGACAGATCCCGGACCAGATCGTGTCGTTGTATTCCAACAGGATGGATTATTTCCATGGTTAACGGTTCTTGATAATGTCACGTATGGCTTACGTTTAAAGGGTCTGCCAAAAAAAGAGGCAGAGGACAAAGCCAGAGAAATGTTGAAAATGGTCCATCTAAGTAATTTTATCGACGCCTATCCACATCAGCTGTCCGGAGGTATGAAACAACGTGTTGCTATCGCACGCGCACTTGTTATGGAGCCCGCAATTTTACTGATGGATGAGCCATTTGCGGCACTGGATGAGCAGACCAGAATGGTGTTACATAATGAACTTCTGGAAATTTGGCAAAAAACGAAGGTGACAATCTTTTTCGTTACGCATAACATTCGGGAAGCTGTCCTTTTATCCGAAAAGATTATTGTATTTGAAACACGTCCTGGAAGAATAAAAGAGATTTATTCTTCAAAAACAATGAAAGACGGCGTTATGCCAAATGATGTAACCTTTCATTTGGAAAAACAGATATTGGCATCACTGCAAGGTGAAATTGAGAAAGTGTTAAAGGAGGAAATGGGGGATGACTACATTTTTAAGACGAACCCTCTTCATCGGGATTCTAGCGGCGATATGGGAAGTCACATCTAG
- the cysI gene encoding assimilatory sulfite reductase (NADPH) hemoprotein subunit, translating into MTKKIILPPQPGPPSDVERIKSESNYLRGTLVETLEYPISSGIPDDDNRLMKHHGSYLQDDRDLRNERQRQKLEPAYQFMVRVRAPGGVATSAQWLAMDGVANKFGNGTLKLTTRQAFQMHGILKWNMKENIQEINAALMDTLAACGDVNRNVMCNPNPYQSDIHAEVYGWAQKLSDYLSPRTNAYHEIWLDGEKVIDSQETEEEIEPLYGALYLPRKFKIGVAVPPNNDVDVFSQDLGLIAILEEGKLVGFNIAVGGGMGMTHGDTDTYPQLARVIGFCTTDQIIEVAEKIITIQRDYGNRSVRKYARFKYTIDTRGLEWVVKELNERLGWELETARDYHFEHNGDRYGWIEGSDGTWHFTLFIQNGRIQELDDYPLMTGLREIAKIHTGDFRLSPNQNLIISNVSSQNKKKIVELIEQHGLTDGQHHSALRRSSMACVAFPTCGLAMAEAERYLPTLLDKMELILDEAGLREKEIIIRISGCPNGCSRPSLGEIAFIGKSPGKYNMYLGAGFVGDRLNKLYRENIGEEEILALLRPLFFQYAKERQKGEHFGDFVIRAGHVKAVQSGLDFHD; encoded by the coding sequence ATGACTAAAAAAATAATTCTTCCGCCACAACCCGGTCCACCTAGTGATGTTGAGCGGATTAAGAGTGAGAGTAACTATTTACGAGGAACGCTTGTGGAGACGCTTGAATATCCGATCAGTTCGGGGATACCTGACGACGATAATCGATTGATGAAACACCATGGGAGTTATCTGCAAGATGATCGGGATTTACGCAATGAGCGACAACGTCAAAAATTAGAGCCGGCATACCAGTTCATGGTCCGTGTTCGCGCTCCGGGCGGCGTTGCAACCTCGGCGCAATGGCTAGCAATGGACGGTGTTGCCAATAAATTTGGTAATGGAACGTTGAAATTGACTACCCGACAAGCATTTCAAATGCATGGGATTTTAAAGTGGAATATGAAGGAAAATATTCAGGAAATTAATGCGGCATTGATGGATACACTAGCGGCTTGTGGTGATGTGAACCGGAATGTCATGTGTAACCCAAACCCTTATCAATCGGATATTCATGCCGAGGTCTATGGTTGGGCTCAGAAACTAAGTGATTATCTTTCGCCACGGACCAATGCGTACCATGAAATTTGGCTTGATGGTGAAAAAGTAATCGACAGTCAAGAAACAGAGGAAGAAATCGAACCATTATATGGTGCGCTCTATTTACCACGGAAATTTAAAATTGGTGTAGCAGTTCCTCCTAATAATGATGTTGACGTCTTTTCGCAGGATCTTGGTCTAATTGCCATTTTAGAAGAAGGTAAATTAGTAGGATTCAACATTGCAGTCGGAGGCGGCATGGGGATGACACATGGAGATACAGACACCTATCCTCAGTTAGCACGGGTGATTGGATTTTGTACAACAGATCAGATTATCGAAGTAGCCGAAAAAATCATTACGATTCAACGTGATTACGGGAATCGTTCTGTTCGAAAGTATGCACGTTTTAAATACACAATTGATACACGTGGACTTGAATGGGTCGTAAAAGAACTCAATGAGCGATTAGGCTGGGAACTAGAAACCGCGCGTGATTATCATTTTGAACATAATGGAGATCGTTATGGCTGGATAGAAGGAAGCGATGGCACTTGGCATTTCACGCTCTTTATCCAAAATGGTCGAATCCAAGAATTGGATGATTATCCACTGATGACTGGCTTGCGCGAAATTGCCAAGATTCACACAGGAGATTTCCGCCTTAGCCCAAACCAAAACCTGATTATCAGCAATGTTTCGAGTCAAAATAAGAAAAAAATCGTCGAACTGATTGAACAGCATGGATTGACTGATGGACAGCATCATTCTGCATTACGTCGAAGTTCAATGGCTTGTGTTGCTTTTCCAACTTGCGGACTAGCGATGGCTGAAGCTGAACGTTATCTGCCTACCCTGTTGGATAAGATGGAACTGATTTTGGATGAAGCGGGATTGCGTGAAAAAGAGATTATCATACGTATTTCAGGGTGTCCAAACGGTTGTTCTCGTCCTTCTTTAGGGGAAATAGCCTTTATCGGTAAATCTCCTGGAAAATATAATATGTATCTAGGGGCTGGCTTTGTTGGAGATCGACTAAACAAATTATACCGGGAAAACATTGGAGAAGAAGAGATTCTAGCACTACTTAGACCACTATTTTTCCAATACGCGAAGGAAAGACAAAAAGGCGAGCATTTTGGAGATTTTGTTATCCGTGCAGGACATGTGAAAGCAGTCCAATCCGGATTGGACTTTCACGATTAA
- a CDS encoding assimilatory sulfite reductase (NADPH) flavoprotein subunit, with protein sequence MALQVINSPFNQEQVELLNQLLPILTETQQIWLGGYLSASQLATQSNASGSVAVLEAPSKQIEVISKEVTILYGSQTGNGQALAEKLTKNLKADEFQVTLASMNEFKPNSLKKIENLLLIVSTHGEGDPPDNALPFYEFLHGKRAPQLDNLHYSILSLGDSSYEFFCQTGKQFDERLLELGAKQLSPRVDCDLDYDESAAEWFTNVLAALNEQRGSSSTTVQQPVNKGVTEQLEYSRTNPFKAEILENLNLNGRGSNKETRHLELSLEGSNLEFEPGDSLGIYPKNDTGLVDSLIAEMGWNASEAVKVNNQGELKPLREALISSFEITVLTKPLLQKAVQFTANNELKELLESAREQEFRDYLYGRDLLDLVRDFAPWEVSLSNFVAILRKIRARLYSIASSSKANPDEVHLTIGTVRYEAHGRDRVGVCSDECAVRAQPGDHLPVYVQRNSNFKLPEDPNTPLIMIGPGTGIAPFRSFLEEREEIGAEGKTWLFFGDQHFVTDFLYQVEWQQWLKEGVLTRMDVAFSRDTKDKVYVQHRMIENSQAIFKWLEEGAVLYVCGDEKHMAADVHTTLEKILEEEGAMSSKEASDYLADMQQQKRYQRDVY encoded by the coding sequence TTGGCGCTTCAAGTGATAAACAGTCCTTTTAATCAGGAGCAGGTAGAACTCCTAAATCAACTTTTACCGATACTGACAGAGACACAACAAATCTGGTTGGGCGGCTATCTGAGTGCGAGTCAATTAGCTACGCAATCAAACGCTTCTGGCAGCGTGGCAGTTCTGGAAGCTCCGTCAAAACAAATAGAAGTCATCTCAAAAGAAGTGACAATTCTCTATGGATCTCAGACTGGTAACGGGCAGGCTTTAGCTGAAAAACTGACGAAGAATTTAAAAGCAGACGAGTTCCAAGTAACGCTTGCTTCTATGAATGAATTCAAACCGAATTCGCTTAAGAAGATTGAGAACTTACTACTTATTGTAAGTACACATGGTGAAGGTGATCCACCAGATAATGCATTGCCATTCTATGAATTTCTTCATGGTAAAAGAGCGCCACAATTGGATAATCTGCACTATTCGATCCTGTCTTTGGGAGATAGTTCTTATGAGTTTTTCTGTCAGACAGGTAAACAATTTGATGAACGATTACTGGAGTTAGGTGCAAAACAGCTTAGTCCACGCGTCGATTGCGACTTGGATTATGATGAATCTGCCGCGGAATGGTTTACGAATGTTTTAGCCGCATTAAATGAGCAACGAGGAAGCAGTTCTACAACGGTCCAACAACCAGTCAACAAGGGTGTTACGGAACAGCTGGAGTATTCTAGAACAAATCCATTTAAAGCTGAAATCCTAGAGAATTTGAATTTAAATGGCCGTGGTTCAAACAAGGAAACGCGTCATCTTGAGTTATCACTTGAAGGATCGAACCTCGAGTTTGAACCGGGAGATAGTTTGGGCATTTATCCGAAAAATGATACTGGATTAGTGGATAGCTTGATTGCAGAGATGGGCTGGAATGCTAGCGAAGCAGTGAAGGTCAATAACCAGGGGGAGCTTAAGCCCTTGCGCGAGGCATTGATTTCTAGTTTTGAAATCACTGTATTGACGAAACCATTACTACAAAAAGCAGTGCAATTTACCGCTAACAATGAATTAAAGGAACTCTTGGAATCAGCAAGGGAGCAAGAATTCAGGGATTATCTCTATGGTCGTGATCTATTGGATCTAGTACGGGATTTTGCACCATGGGAAGTCTCTCTAAGTAATTTTGTCGCAATATTACGTAAAATACGCGCGCGCTTATATTCAATTGCCAGTAGTTCAAAAGCAAATCCAGATGAAGTTCATCTCACGATTGGAACTGTTCGTTATGAGGCACATGGTCGCGATCGGGTTGGTGTCTGTTCAGATGAATGTGCTGTACGTGCGCAACCAGGAGATCATTTACCGGTATATGTTCAGCGTAACTCGAACTTTAAATTACCAGAAGATCCTAACACGCCTTTGATTATGATTGGACCTGGTACTGGAATAGCTCCGTTCAGATCATTCTTGGAAGAACGCGAGGAGATTGGCGCCGAAGGGAAAACATGGTTGTTCTTTGGTGATCAACACTTCGTAACAGACTTTCTGTATCAGGTTGAATGGCAACAATGGCTCAAAGAGGGTGTATTGACGAGAATGGATGTTGCATTTTCCCGTGATACGAAAGATAAAGTCTATGTCCAACACAGAATGATTGAGAACAGCCAAGCTATTTTTAAGTGGCTAGAAGAGGGTGCTGTACTCTACGTCTGCGGTGATGAAAAGCATATGGCTGCTGACGTCCATACTACTTTGGAAAAAATCCTTGAAGAAGAGGGTGCCATGAGTTCTAAGGAAGCATCTGATTATTTAGCTGACATGCAACAGCAGAAACGTTATCAACGTGATGTCTATTGA
- the cysK gene encoding cysteine synthase A, with the protein MRVVNNIAELIGNTPLVRLNRLPDSEGAAVYVKLEYFNPSGSVKDRAAYNMIVEAEKSGELVAAATIIEPTSGNTGIGLAMNAAARGYGAIFVMPDNATIERINLMKAYGAKVVLTPSEERMPGAIAKANELAAQIENSFIPMQFENSANPDIHRTTTAVEISKAMKSIGRKLNAFVCTSGTGGTVTGTGEALKELDARITVHVVEPAGSPVLSGGEPGKHKLVGTSPGFIPSVLNTNVYDEIFMIQDDEAYETVRSLAANEGILIGPSGGAAVYAALTVARRLTPNDTVVCIAPDSGERYLSSDLFGF; encoded by the coding sequence ATGCGCGTCGTAAACAATATAGCTGAATTGATTGGAAATACTCCGCTTGTGAGATTGAATAGACTTCCAGATTCAGAAGGTGCCGCTGTATATGTGAAACTTGAATATTTTAATCCAAGCGGGAGTGTAAAAGACCGAGCTGCTTACAATATGATTGTCGAAGCAGAAAAAAGTGGGGAATTGGTTGCGGCGGCAACGATTATTGAACCGACATCAGGAAATACAGGAATAGGATTGGCAATGAATGCCGCGGCAAGAGGTTATGGAGCGATTTTCGTCATGCCAGATAACGCAACGATTGAACGCATTAATTTAATGAAAGCATATGGCGCTAAGGTCGTTCTAACTCCAAGTGAGGAAAGAATGCCAGGTGCAATCGCCAAAGCAAATGAATTAGCTGCACAAATTGAAAACAGTTTTATCCCCATGCAATTTGAAAACTCTGCAAATCCGGATATTCATCGGACAACAACGGCTGTTGAAATTAGTAAAGCGATGAAGTCAATTGGAAGAAAGCTTAATGCTTTTGTTTGTACATCAGGAACGGGAGGGACAGTGACAGGTACCGGAGAAGCACTTAAAGAACTTGATGCTAGAATAACGGTTCATGTTGTTGAGCCCGCCGGATCACCTGTCTTATCGGGCGGAGAGCCTGGTAAGCATAAGCTTGTTGGAACAAGTCCAGGCTTTATTCCTTCCGTTTTGAATACGAACGTCTATGATGAAATATTTATGATACAAGACGATGAAGCTTACGAGACAGTCCGGTCTTTAGCTGCGAATGAAGGGATTCTTATTGGCCCTTCGGGAGGCGCTGCCGTATATGCGGCTTTGACCGTTGCAAGGCGATTGACTCCGAATGATACGGTCGTCTGTATTGCACCTGATTCCGGTGAACGCTATTTATCGAGCGATTTGTTCGGATTTTAA
- a CDS encoding ABC transporter permease: MTTFLRRTLFIGILAAIWEVTSRLSSLPDFMFPSLSQVLHTLYTGILSGQIMTAILTSMSRLLIGFTIATILGLFLGYLIWRSELVEDTLGFLVTALQSIPSIVWFPLAIIWFGLNDFSILFIVTIGATWTMTINATSGFKNVPRLYQQVAKTLGSSGFHFLRTVIMPASVPQLISGLRIAWAFSWRALMAGELLGGGGGLGYLLEMGRSLGQMDLVISVMIIIGVIGTIMDNLVFLRLERSVQKKWGIS, from the coding sequence ATGACTACATTTTTAAGACGAACCCTCTTCATCGGGATTCTAGCGGCGATATGGGAAGTCACATCTAGATTATCAAGCTTACCCGATTTCATGTTTCCGAGTCTCAGCCAAGTATTGCATACACTTTACACAGGTATTTTGAGTGGTCAAATAATGACTGCAATCCTTACTAGCATGAGTCGTCTATTAATAGGATTTACAATTGCGACAATCCTTGGTCTTTTTTTAGGCTACCTCATATGGCGTTCTGAGTTAGTGGAAGACACACTTGGATTTCTTGTCACAGCATTGCAATCGATTCCGAGTATTGTTTGGTTCCCACTTGCAATCATTTGGTTCGGTTTGAATGATTTCTCTATTCTTTTTATTGTAACAATCGGTGCGACTTGGACAATGACAATCAATGCGACAAGTGGTTTTAAAAATGTGCCAAGGCTTTATCAACAAGTAGCTAAAACATTAGGTTCTAGCGGTTTTCACTTTTTGCGAACAGTTATTATGCCAGCATCTGTCCCGCAACTCATATCTGGATTACGAATCGCCTGGGCATTTTCCTGGCGCGCGTTAATGGCAGGGGAACTTCTTGGTGGTGGAGGAGGGCTTGGGTATCTCTTGGAAATGGGAAGATCACTCGGACAAATGGATTTGGTTATCTCGGTAATGATCATCATTGGTGTTATCGGTACAATCATGGATAATCTTGTCTTTTTACGATTGGAGCGCAGTGTGCAGAAAAAATGGGGAATTAGTTAA
- a CDS encoding ABC transporter substrate-binding protein, producing the protein MKRKFFVLALISLVILSICAACAKAEQGAPGSKVVNIGYFPNLTHMATIVALEEGYFTEAFGEDITINTKTVSNGGLFMEAMATKSIDVGTVGPGPVLNFYARDPNYHIISGAVNGGAVLIASEDSNVNELADLDRKRVAIPGIGGTQDIMLRKALKDVGLKPTANGGTVEMFAAAPADTATLFIQKSLDAAAIPEPWGYILETQANGKLLLDWESFAWGKESPNTVVAASKNFLEDDKLMKAYLTAHVKAVEFIEQNPEESQNLVIKHIKELTGKEINKAELEVAFKRLKVTTSVNDEVIQEMADISKEAGYIPSSDIEGLIQLDQLKFIEGK; encoded by the coding sequence ATGAAACGTAAATTTTTCGTACTTGCGCTTATTTCCTTAGTTATATTGAGTATTTGTGCTGCATGCGCTAAAGCAGAACAAGGAGCACCAGGCAGTAAAGTCGTGAACATTGGATATTTCCCGAACTTAACGCACATGGCTACAATCGTTGCGCTGGAGGAAGGTTATTTCACTGAAGCGTTTGGGGAAGATATTACAATCAACACAAAGACCGTCAGTAACGGCGGACTGTTCATGGAAGCGATGGCTACTAAATCCATTGATGTGGGAACAGTAGGACCAGGTCCTGTACTGAACTTTTACGCAAGAGACCCTAACTATCATATAATTTCAGGCGCTGTAAATGGTGGTGCAGTCCTTATTGCTAGTGAAGATAGTAACGTTAATGAGCTTGCTGATTTGGATAGGAAGAGAGTTGCGATACCTGGAATTGGGGGTACTCAAGATATCATGTTGCGTAAAGCACTAAAAGATGTGGGTCTGAAGCCGACAGCAAATGGAGGAACAGTCGAAATGTTTGCGGCAGCACCAGCTGATACAGCAACGCTCTTTATTCAAAAGTCTCTAGATGCAGCTGCAATACCAGAACCCTGGGGCTATATTTTGGAAACACAGGCAAATGGTAAGCTTTTATTGGACTGGGAATCATTCGCGTGGGGGAAAGAATCACCAAATACTGTTGTCGCCGCAAGTAAGAATTTTTTGGAGGATGACAAGTTGATGAAAGCTTACTTAACAGCTCATGTAAAAGCAGTTGAGTTTATTGAGCAAAATCCTGAAGAAAGTCAAAATCTTGTCATTAAACACATCAAAGAATTAACGGGAAAAGAGATTAACAAAGCTGAACTCGAAGTCGCATTTAAGCGCCTAAAAGTAACTACTTCTGTCAATGACGAAGTAATTCAGGAAATGGCTGATATCAGTAAGGAAGCAGGATATATCCCTAGTAGCGATATTGAAGGTTTAATTCAATTGGATCAGTTGAAGTTTATAGAAGGAAAATAA
- a CDS encoding IS3 family transposase (programmed frameshift): MSVKRRTFSTDFKKQVVALYENGKSRQDIVKEYELTASALDRWITQFRQSGSFKEKDNQSPEEQELIALRKRNKQLEMEVDIFKASSADHGTKIDVIQQNRHTYSVSAMCKVLKIARSTFYYDNEVSAQKEQVKQEEERVLKEKIAKVFNENRHVYGTRKLKIELDKETEGLTISRRRIGRLMSELGLQSKYAKPSYKPMATRPNEESVLNVLNREFEVDKEMSVLVSDLTYVKVGYRWSYVCFLIDLYNREIVGWSVGAQKDAALVQRAFDSVKYPLGNVNLFHTDRGSEFKNVGIDELLSGYNIKRSLSHKGNPYDNAVAEATFKILKTELINGTHYQTLNQLSLELFDYVNWYNNIRTHSTLGYLSPVAYKKSALNNIV; the protein is encoded by the exons ATGTCCGTAAAAAGAAGAACGTTTTCTACAGATTTCAAAAAACAAGTGGTAGCCCTATATGAAAACGGGAAAAGCCGACAAGATATTGTCAAAGAATATGAATTAACCGCATCTGCTCTTGATAGGTGGATTACACAATTCAGGCAGTCTGGTTCATTCAAAGAGAAAGATAATCAATCTCCAGAAGAGCAGGAGTTGATTGCCTTACGCAAGAGAAATAAGCAACTGGAAATGGAAGTAGATATTT TTAAAGCAAGCAGCGCTGATCATGGGACGAAAATAGATGTGATTCAACAAAACCGTCACACCTATTCGGTATCAGCAATGTGTAAAGTCCTGAAAATTGCGCGTAGCACCTTCTATTATGACAATGAAGTATCCGCTCAAAAAGAACAAGTAAAGCAGGAAGAAGAACGCGTATTAAAAGAAAAGATCGCTAAGGTTTTCAATGAAAACCGACACGTTTATGGTACTCGGAAACTAAAAATAGAACTAGATAAAGAGACAGAAGGCCTTACGATCTCGAGACGCCGAATTGGAAGATTGATGAGCGAACTTGGACTTCAATCAAAATACGCCAAACCTTCCTATAAACCAATGGCAACCAGACCAAATGAAGAATCCGTTCTAAACGTATTAAATCGAGAATTTGAAGTGGACAAAGAGATGTCTGTGTTAGTAAGCGACTTAACATACGTAAAAGTAGGATACCGTTGGAGTTACGTTTGCTTCTTAATCGATTTATACAATCGTGAAATAGTCGGGTGGAGCGTCGGAGCACAAAAAGACGCTGCTTTAGTTCAGCGTGCCTTCGATTCTGTTAAATACCCATTGGGAAACGTGAACTTATTTCATACAGATCGCGGTTCTGAATTTAAAAACGTTGGGATCGATGAATTATTAAGTGGATACAACATTAAAAGATCACTTAGCCATAAAGGGAATCCTTATGATAATGCGGTGGCAGAGGCAACATTTAAGATTTTAAAAACAGAATTGATCAACGGAACCCACTATCAAACCCTTAACCAGCTGTCCCTTGAACTTTTCGATTATGTCAATTGGTACAATAATATCCGTACGCACAGTACATTAGGCTACCTAAGTCCGGTTGCTTATAAAAAATCAGCCCTTAATAATATCGTATGA